Proteins found in one Fusarium oxysporum Fo47 chromosome V, complete sequence genomic segment:
- a CDS encoding GPI biosynthesis protein family Pig-F-domain-containing protein, whose product MSTTLVKSGPATQQPATKAAVPAIPLVNSPAALPASVAHQLLLAGLFYWRFDALVADPVSTLQTGLPVVAAIQAVYLILSLPPAGSSGSSKKPRPGEKRKSDGREAKAIPTAVISLLLTLILTPALHLLLVLFGAPFLTHVPHTFLCCAHIAVLAIYPVFYVRGSDPVPLQAVVGVSAPFDQTFGGFIGTVVGAWLGAVPIPLDWDREWQKWPVTIVVGAYIGYIVGSQILGTVFFGKRWEVTPEIKEE is encoded by the exons ATGTCGACAACACTTGTCAAGAGCGGGCCCGCCACCCAACAACCCGCGACCAAGGCCGCCGTGCCCGCGATTCCGCTCGTCAATTCTCCTGCCGCTTTGCCCGCATCAGTCGCTCATCAGCTTTTGCTCGCTGGCCTGTTCTACTGGCGCTTCGATGCCCTGGTGGCCGATCCCGTCTCGACTCTTCAGACTGGCCTCCCAGTTGTTGCTGCCATTCAGGCTGTCTATCTTATACTGAGTCTTCCACCAGCGGGATCCTCGGGCTCTTCGAAGAAGCCTCGTCCTGGTGAGAAGAGGAAATCAGATGGACGGGAGGCAAAGGCTATTCCT ACCGCCGTTATTTCATTGCTCCTAACTCTAATCCTGACGCCggctcttcatctcctccttgTCCTCTTTGGCGCGCCATTCCTTACACACGTTCCTCACACATTCTTGTGCTGCGCACATATCGCCGTCCTCGCGATTTATCCTGTCTTCTACGTTCGTGGTTCCGACCCCGTGCCTCTCCAGGCTGTCGTTGGTGTATCAGCTCCATTTGATCAGACATTTGGCGGTTTTATTGGAACAGTGGTTGGGGCTTGGCTTGGAGCTGTTCCTATTCCTCTCGATTGGGATCGCGAGTGGCAGAAGTGGCCCGTCACCATTGTTGTCGGTGCTTACATCGGATATATCGTTGGATCTCAGATCTTGGGCACCGTTTTCTTTGGAAAGCGCTGGGAAGTCACTCCTGAAATCAAGGAGGAATAA